The Bacteroidales bacterium DNA segment CAGTGTATTATAATAACCTAATCCGATATAAGTACGGTAGATCTTATTCTTTGCTGCGATTTTTTCCAGTTTATCCAGATAATCCGCTTCCGTCATGCCTATGGGTAAATCCAACGGTTTTGACAAACGGATATCATCCGGTAATGCCTTTTTGATCAGTTCATCCATGGATGATACACCCACTGCCGATAACATTTGTGAAATTTCCTCTTCACGAGGTCCGATATGCCGGGATACAAAATTTTCCATTGAAATATATTTACTTATTTTTTATCAGGTTCAGGTATTGAATATACTAAAAAAGGGTCATCATCGCTAAGGGATGCAAGAATAATCTGCTGCCGTTCTTCATCCACCGTAAAATAACCCCAGCGGTCCAGCTTCATCTTTTGAATAGGATTTCCGTCCCAGTCATACTGCTCCACAAAAATATAATATTGATGTTTCTGCCATTCTTTACTTACATCATATGGCGTTCGTCCGCTATACAGGATATACACATAATCAGGTTGAGAGCAGATTCCCCAGTAATGGGTAATATTACCATCCATTCCGTCTACTCTGTACGGGGAAGTATCATCAAAAGTATTTCTTTCAAAATTAATGGTCCTGACCGAATCGGCATTCATATCCATGAATTTGACAATTTTAAAATACTTGTAGGCATATACCATCCTGTCTTTTTCCGTATTCACGGCAAAATCGCCCATATAAGCAGTCCAGCTTTTTTGTTTGGGGTTTAGGGAAAGACTGTAAATTTCCTTTACCTGTGTGGAATCTTTATTTATTTCCGTATGAAAAATGCTTTTTCCATTGGAAGAGGACTCTACATAAAGAAATGTATTGCCTCCAACATGTACTATCTGCTTATCACTAAACCATCCGCCTTTTTTATCTGTAAACTGCATATCCATCAACTGCATTTTCCCCGAATAATCCACTGAATACAACTGTTGGCTGGTTGATTCAAACACATAACAAAGCAGGTCAGGATCATCGGTTTTCACCAAATGCGGGTACATTAATTCTCCCGGACCTTTACCACTCCTCCCGAACGTTTTGATCAGCTTCAAATCCGGCAAACTGAATAACATCAACAAATCCCCGTTATAGTAACGGTTTTTTGCTATCAGGTAATTACCTTTTACTAACATTTCGGTTTCTCCAATTTTGAATATGGCTGTATCACCGGTTATATTGGTACCTGTCAGTTCTTTTATCCCATTAAACGGATCTTTCTCCTTATAAAAGGATTCACCGCTTATCAATGGAGAAACCATTTTAACAGTGTCTCCTTTTTCTTCATTGGTGGTTGTTACGTTTTTATTATCCTGCCTGCCGGCACATGCCGACAACAATAAAAACAAAATGAAGAGCACATGTACCTGTTTCATCTGCATAAAATTACTTTTAAAGGTCAGATAAATCCCGAAAGGACTCAGTTCATTACGATGAGTATACTCGTTGTTTATGGACATTTCATTTTACTATTTTATGATAATGAGCACACACAGATATTAGTGGCAAATGTAAAAGAAATAAGCAGAAACGAAAATGATTTTGATAAGTAGCCGTCATAAATTTATTTAACATTATCAAAAAAGCTTAGCTGAATAATTCAGTAAGCTTTTTTATACCTGATCCCTTAGATTTTCGAAAAAATTACCTCTACAATGACTATTAAATCTTAATTATAGCCTAATGGAGCAAAACCGGGGCCCTTATCTTCCACTTTTACCGTACCATGGTTTGTTTCGTATTTCGACATATTATCACTCAAAGCGAGCAACAAACGTTTGGCATGTTCCGGAGTAAGTATGATCCTTGATTTTACTTCCGCTTTAGGGATTCCGGGCATGATCCGGACAAAATCCAGAACAAATTCCGATGATGAATGTGAGATAATAGCCAAATTAGAATAAATCCCCTGAGCGATTTCTTCTTTCAGTTCAATGTTAATTTGATTTTTATTATTTTGTTCTTCCATAGTAATAAGGTATTTGATAAAACGAGAGTACCCCAAATTCAGGAGTACCCTCATTTTAATGATCTTTAGGCATCAATCCTGGCATATTTAGCATGCCGTTCAATAAATTCCCGACGAGGAGGCACCTCATCGCCCATCAACATAGAGAAAATACGATCAGCTTCAGCTGCACTTTCGATAGTCACTTTACGCAGGGTACGGTTCTCCGGATTCATGGTCGTATCCCACAATTGTTCGGCATTCATTTCGCCCAAACCTTTGTAACGCTGGATATGAAGTCCTGTATCTTTACCCTTGCCCAGTTCTTCAATAGCAGCTAAACGCTGTTCTTCCGTCCAACAATAAACTTCTTGCTTCCCCTTCTTTACCAGATAAAGCGGAGGAGTTGCTATGAATAGATGGCCGTTTTTGATCAGGTCATTCATATGACGGAAAAAGAAAGTCATGATCAGTGTAGAAATATGGCTTCCGTCCACATCCGCATCAGTCATGATAATAATCTTATAGTAACGCAACCCGGATAGATTAAGCGCCTTACTGTCTTCTTCTGTGCCGATGGTCACCCCCAGGGCTGTAAAAATATTACGGATCTCTTCACTGTCATAGATCTTATGCTCCATGGCTTTTTCAACATTCAATATCTTTCCCCTTAAAGGAAGAATGGCCTGAAAAGCGCGGTTACGACCCTGCTTGGCTGTTCCTCCTGCCGAATCTCCCTCGACAAGATAGATCTCACATTTTGAAGGATCTTTGTCAGCACAGTCAGCTAATTTACCTGGAAGTCCAGCTCCCGACATAACATTTTTACGCTGCACCATTTCACGGGCTTTTCTTGCGGCATGACGGGCAGTCGCTGCAAGGATCACTTTATCTACAATTGTCTTGGCATCCCTGGGATTCTCTTCCAGATAATTTCCTAAGGCCTCGCTTACAGCCTGATCTACAGCTCCTGTCACATCCGAATTGCCTAATTTGGTTTTGGTCTGTCCCTCAAATTGAGGTTCCGCCACTTTTATCGAAACAATTGCGGTCAATCCTTCACGAAAGTCATCACCACTGATATCAAATTTCAATTTTGCCAGCATGCCTGACTTTTCCGCATAATTTTTCAATGTACGTGTCAGTCCCCGGCGAAATCCGGCCAGATGGGTTCCACCTTCTATTGTATTGATATTGTTCACATAAGAATGTACATTTTCCGAAAAAGAAGTGTTATATTGCATGGCAATCTCCACAGGAACACCCCCTTTTTCCGACTCAACATTAATGATGCTTTCAATCAGTTTTTCACGCGTAGCATCCAGGTACTGGATGAATTCCACTAATCCTTTCTCCGAATAAAATACGGCTTTCCGGTATTGTTGCTCTACCTTTCCATTTTCATCGGTTACATCCATCAATGTCCGTTTATCTGTCAGGGATAAGCGGATGCCTTTATTCAGGAAAGCTAACTCACGTAAGCGTGCCTCCAGAATCTCAAAATTATATTCCACACTGGTAAATATGGAGCTATCCGGTTGGAAAGTAATAGTGGTTCCGGTCTTATCGGTATTGCCGACAACCTTAATATCACCTAAAGACTTACCTATCGAGAACTCCTGAACGTATATTTTTCCTTCTTTGTGGACTTCAGCCTTAAGATGTGTTGATAAAGCATTTACACAAGAAACCCCTACACCATGTAAACCACCGGATACTTTATAAGAACCTTTATCGAACTTACCTCCGGCATGCAATACGGTGAGCACAACTTCAAGAGCTGATTTTTTTTCTTTTTCATGGTAATCAACCGGAATACCGCGCCCATTATCTGTTACGGTAATAGAGCCGTTTTCATTAATGACCACATCGATATCGGTACAAAATCCTGCAAGAGCTTCATCAATTGAATTATCTACCACCTCATATACTAAATGATGTAATCCTTTCATCCCGACATCGCCAATATACATGGCAGGACGTTTACGGACAGCTTCTAATCCTTCCAGTACCTGAATGTTACTGGCCGAATAATCATTATTATTACCGTTGTTATTTACAGGAATGTTATCCATCTTATTATTTTGATTTTAAAAATTTACTTCTTTAATACCGGTAACAGATAATCAAATGGATCATCCGTCCCAGTCAGCGCAATACAAATATGTTACTTCAGGGTTATAATGAATAAGTAAACCCAACGGTTGCACTAAAACGTTTCGATGGATAATAGTTCCACCGATAATATTTAGACCCTGTGAAATTATTGAGTTTAAAGAAAAAAGAAAGGCTTTTCGTATAACGGTACTCAGCACCAAAATTAAAATCAAAAGCACTTTTTAATTTCTTATATTCGACGTCAGGTTCAAATGCTTTGGCATAACGTACTCCCATTCCGTACATATCAAAACTGAGTAAAATCTTATTATACAAATTATACTTTGCTGAAAATTCGGTCGTCAGCCCCGGCTTATGCCATGCATACTTTTCCTTAGATGGCTGGTAGTTATTATAATCCGCTTTTAGCCTTAATTCCAATCTTTCAATCGGATTATAGTACAATTCACCGGTAAAACTGAAAATACTCAGGTCATCAGTAACTATCGTAAAATAGTTACCGGCTTTGGAATAGGTAGTATCATTAACAAAAAGATGTTCTTTATCCGATGTGGTAAAACCTATCCGCAAATAATAAGAAAACTTAGTCGTCAACGAACCTTGTATCCCCGCATAAATCTGCATTTTCGTATTGGTAATCGGCACCGAAAGCCCTGGAGTAATGAATGGATTTTCTTCTATCAGGCTGCGGTATGTATTTGTTTTCAAATTACCGTCAATCCCTACAAATGGTATGAATATATCCTTAAGCAGGGTAAACTGGAATTCCACTTTCGGATAAATCTTATATTGCAAATTACCATCTCCTTCCTTATATGCAGAAATACGCATGCCTACTTCAAATCGGATACTGTCATTATCCATGATGAACCATGGATTGATACCCAGCGCAAAATTGTTCTTCAATGAATCAAAAGCATTACTTCTTGAATAATGTTCGAAATCGATATTGCCCCCGAACATATTGTTATCCAATTGTGCATTTATCCTTATCGTATTCTCATTGAATTTTCTTCCGGTGGGAATAGTATCCCAGTCTCCATGACTATCGGTTTTATTTCCGGCGTACTGATACCCGAGCTGGACATTATAATTTAATTCATCTGTTTTAAATTGCGATGAACGTATCCCGATATTGGCATCCCCAAAAATGTATTTTTTCCGGATATCATCCTTTTCAAGGGTAGTATCTATTTCGGTATTGTATCCGTAATTATATCTGGTTGCTCCTGAAATACCAGCATCTCCGTAAAGATAAGAACTACGGAAAAACTTCTGGCCGAACAATTTTGCTCCGGCATCGCTATATCCGGCCTCTACCCGTTCTCCATTTTCCAGTTTTACTTTTTCAAAATCAAATAACGATGCATCGTAATTCAGTATTGCTCCCAGGGCATATTCTTTATTACGCAAAGTGTTCAGTACAACTTCGGCATGAGGGCTGGCCGCGGTCTCAAACCCGACTTTGATATAACCACGGTGTAATTTCTTTTGTGGTAATGGCTGCAATTTTGCAGCGGTAATCGGAGTTACATCCAATCGCGTATCAATCCGCTTGGAACGGATAATATTTTCAAAAGCTGGTTTTACCCGGAATGTATCTTTAAGATCTGGAAGTATACTTATTTTCTGTGCATCCATCACAGATGGCTCGTAAGGACGTACCAAAATTAACTCCTTATTTAAATTATCAGTCTCCTGTGTATATGCAGGAAATATTGCAATCAATAACAGGAAACCGGTAATATAATATCTCAAAAATTGTACCATATTTTTTTTGCTATTTTTCTTATTTTTAAGAAGTTTCATCACATATGATCCCGAAAACCGGTTATTTAATTTCCACCTCGATGTCATCTTGTTCTTGTTCTTTAACAGCATTGGCTTTAGCCTCGAGAGTCATCCTTTTCTCGGTAGCTAATTCTATAATACCGTCGTCCTTTGACTCGTAATTTTCTATTACACTCTGCAAAGTATGTATCGCCTGGAATTCGTCATCCTGAGCAGCATAGATATCACTCAACAGGATAAAACTTTTAGCCATGTAATATTGATGCGGCGTATTTTTGGCAACGAAATCAAATACTTCGTCTTCTGCTTCTTTCAGTTTCTTCTGTTCCACCAGGATTTCAATAATATGGAACTTAGATTCAGCCCCTTCCATACTACTTACCTCAACAGCTACTTTCCGGTACTCTTCCAGTGCCGGTTCCAGATTCTTTTCTTCCTGATAAGAACGAGCCAATATAAACCTGGCCTCACGGATCATCTCCTGGGCAAGATCTTTATCCTTTAATACGTTTTGTGCGGCAGGTATAGCTTCTTTATAATTTTCCAACCTAAATTCACTACGCATCACCCCAATTTTAGCATCCAATACATTACTGGCAATTTCCGCTTCCGCTTCCATTTTCTTGTATGATTTCAATGCTTCCTCATATTTCCCCTGATTGAAATAGATGGCTGAGGCCGACATTAACGCTTGTTCGGTGAACATACTGCGTGGCGAAGCAATTACAAATTCGAAACCTTCCATCGCCTCATCTAATTTTCCTTCACGCAAGCGACAATCTGCCAGATAGAAAGTAGCATTCACCTTGAAGCTTCCATCCGGGAAACGGGAAAGGTAGTTATTTAAGCTGATTCCGGCTTTTTCACAATCTCCGGACATATATATATTTTCAGCAGCTTTATAGCTTAAAGAATCCTGCTCGCTGACACTTACATTGGCAAATGTGCCGAGACTATTGGTATAATTGACATATGCATCTATATCATTCATATCCACATATATAGTCCTTATTCCGGTAAGAGCACTTCTGGCTTCGTTAGAGGCCGGATAATCCGATATTACTTTTTTATAGTAGGTCAATGCTTCCGGCGTCTTATCCATATTATAATAGATCAGTCCCAGCTGTAACAACGACTTACTCACGTAACTGCTGTTCGGATGATCAACATTTAACTTTTTGAAGGAATTAATAGCCGACTGTGATTTTCCCAGCGTTATATAACTTTTGCCCATTTCAAATAAAGCATCTGCAACATATGATGAGCCTGGATATTTTTCAAGTAATTCGGTCAAGGTCTCTATTTTCTTTTCATGACGATCCACCAAACCATAGGTAAAACCTTTTTGGAAACAGGAATAATCGGGGGTCGATAGATTATAGCTTAATGCTTTGTCATAATTTTCTATAGCTACCCAATAGGCTGGTTGCATAAACCGGCAGTCACCAATACGGTTATAGGCATCCGCTACCGATTTAACCGGTGCATCTTCCATTACATTAACATACTTAAGGAACCAGCTCAACGCATCGGCATATTGTTTTTGACTGAACAACGCATATCCTAAACCGTAATTTGCCTGCTTGTATTCTTCAGCTTGTGATGCGCCGGGCATAGCGATAAATTTACGGTACAGGTCATAAGCCATGGGATATTGTTGGATGCGGTAATACGACTCGGCTTTCCAGTAATAACAACGGGCAGCAATCTCCTTGTCAAAATTAGCATTTAGCAATGATTTGTCAAACAACTCAATTGCCTCATCAAATTTCAGGTCATTAAACAATTCCAGACCACGGAAAAAAGCGACACGTTGATACGCCCTTTTTACTTTATCATCCTTTACTTTTATTTTTTCAATAGACTCCAACGCCAGTCTATAGTTACGTGTAGTTGTATATGCTGCTACCAGATAATTGTACGCATCATCCACTTTGTCTGAGTAAGGATATTTTATGATGTATTCGTTAAAGCTCCTGATCGCTTCGTTAAAAGGAGATATCAACAATTCATAACTCAGGACGGCAAAATTGAAATGGGCATTTTCCTGTGCATCAGGATCGAAATCCATCTTGGAAGCGGAAGAAAAAGCCAGACGTGCTTTCTGTTTATCTCCTTCCTTGATGTAACAATCACCGAGATGACATAATGCGTTTTGTCCCAGAGTGCTATTGCTTGAGGATGCTTTTTCAAAATACTTGATGGCATTGGTACAATCGCCCGAATGATAATAAGCATATCCTAACTGGTAGTTATCTTCTACCGTAGGGGTTTTACTCTTGATATAATGCTCAAGATAAGGGATCGACTCTTCATAGCGTTGCAACCGGTAATAGGATTCCCCGACAATGCGCATCACCTCATCTTTACGTTTCTCATTTACCTCATCCAGCAGTCCCGGCGCATATTCGATGACTAACTCATACTTTCGCTGGAGAAAATATATTTGAGAAATATAGTAAGGAACCACACTGGAAAAAGTTTCATCGTCACGTAACCGGAGAAACCCCTGTAATGCGGTCTCATAATTCTTATCAATATAATTGATGTGGGAATAATAATACAGGGCCGGAGTGGCATACTTGGAATCGCCATCCTTGATCTGATAAAACGAAGCACGGGCTTTTATATTATCATGCTCCATAAAGTAACAATGCCCCAATATAAAATAATACTCATCGGCCTGTTCTTTATCCAGTTCCCGTGGTGAAACCATTTCAAAGCGTTCTACGGCCTTTTTGTATCTTTTGTTGTTATAGTGGTACCGTGCCATCCGAAAGTTTGCCACAGGTGTTTTGGGATTATCCGGATTATCCTTGATAAAGCGTTCCAGCAAACTTTCAGCATCATTCTGGTTCAGCTCTATAGCACATAAAGCAGTGTAATATTGGGAATTCGAATAAACAAAACTACGGCGATCCGTAGATTTAGCCATTACATCAGCAAAACACTTACGTGCCGCAGTATATTTCTCTTTCTCATAGAGTTCCAGGGCTTCTTTATAAAGGGCATCAGGGTCGTACTGTTTTATTGTTTTTTGTGCCGATAATGGACCGTTATACAACGCCATTATTGCTATGATACAAAGTACGAATATTTTTTTTGACATATCCTGTTTTGAACGATTAATCATTGAACAAAAATCCCGTAAAGATACCTATTTTATCTGTATGAACCAACACCTAACCATGGCAAGTAATGAACATTTTGATGTTAATAAGTTGCCTCCTAAAAGAAAAGATATACTCTATTTTACCTTACGAAAAAATCAAGGACCAACTCATTTTCTAAATAAGCCTGTAAGCGGTCGCCTATTTTTACCGGCCCTACGCCATTAGGTGTGCCCGTAAAAATAAGATCACCTATTTTAAGGGTGAAAAAATTAGAGATGTGTGAGATAATCTGGTCTACTGTGAAAATCATATCCCGGGTATTTCCTTCCTGTACTGTCTGACCGTTCAGATCAAGCCGAAAATAAATATTTTGAATATCAGTGAAAGTTGTTTTTGCGATAAATTTACCAATAGGAGCCGAACAATCAAAAGCTTTGGCTGTATCCCAGGGAAGCCCTTTTTCTTTACTTTTTTTTTGGATATCACGTGCGGTAAAGTCAATCCCTACAGTTATTTCCGAATAATAGCGATGGGCAAAACCTGTGGATATATTTTTCCCCAAACGGTTAATTTTTACGACTATCTCGGTCTCATAATGAATTTCAGAAGAAAAATCAGGATAAAAAAAAGGTTTGTTATTCAACAGAAGAGCTGTATCCGGTTTGGTAAAAATCACCGGTTCCGGTGATAAGATATTGTTCATCTCTTCTATGTGTAGGGGATAATTCATCCCAACAGCGAGGATCTTCATATCTTACCTTATAAAATCGTCATCTGTTCCTGTTCGATCATTTTTTCACAATAATGACACTTAAGCGTAACTGGCCTTTTGGTGAGGACATAAAATTTAGTCACGATCTGTTCATTATTGGTAATGCATTTCGGATTAACACACCGTACAATACCCGAAACCTCATCAGGAACAGCGACCTCCCTTTTTTCCACCACCTTATAGTCACGGATGGTATTCAACTTTGCTTCGGGAGCCACCAATGCTATTTTATTGATCTCCTTATCATCAAAATATTTGTCGGTGATCTTAATGATTGCTTTTTTACCCAGCTTTTTACTATCAAGATTGTTGCCGAATGTGATCTGCGACTGTATCTTCTCCAATCCTAATATAGAAATGACTTTAAATAAACTCTGCGGGGGAATGCGGTCAATGGCCGTCCCGTTTTTTATGGCACTGACTACCAGCTCTCCTTTTTTCAATTCGCTCATAATCGTGAATATTTTAGCATCAAAGATAGAAAAAATCAATACTGATTCAAACAATCGATCATCA contains these protein-coding regions:
- a CDS encoding TolB-like 6-bladed beta-propeller domain-containing protein; its protein translation is MSINNEYTHRNELSPFGIYLTFKSNFMQMKQVHVLFILFLLLSACAGRQDNKNVTTTNEEKGDTVKMVSPLISGESFYKEKDPFNGIKELTGTNITGDTAIFKIGETEMLVKGNYLIAKNRYYNGDLLMLFSLPDLKLIKTFGRSGKGPGELMYPHLVKTDDPDLLCYVFESTSQQLYSVDYSGKMQLMDMQFTDKKGGWFSDKQIVHVGGNTFLYVESSSNGKSIFHTEINKDSTQVKEIYSLSLNPKQKSWTAYMGDFAVNTEKDRMVYAYKYFKIVKFMDMNADSVRTINFERNTFDDTSPYRVDGMDGNITHYWGICSQPDYVYILYSGRTPYDVSKEWQKHQYYIFVEQYDWDGNPIQKMKLDRWGYFTVDEERQQIILASLSDDDPFLVYSIPEPDKK
- a CDS encoding DUF3467 domain-containing protein, whose product is MEEQNNKNQINIELKEEIAQGIYSNLAIISHSSSEFVLDFVRIMPGIPKAEVKSRIILTPEHAKRLLLALSDNMSKYETNHGTVKVEDKGPGFAPLGYN
- the gyrB gene encoding DNA topoisomerase (ATP-hydrolyzing) subunit B, which produces MDNIPVNNNGNNNDYSASNIQVLEGLEAVRKRPAMYIGDVGMKGLHHLVYEVVDNSIDEALAGFCTDIDVVINENGSITVTDNGRGIPVDYHEKEKKSALEVVLTVLHAGGKFDKGSYKVSGGLHGVGVSCVNALSTHLKAEVHKEGKIYVQEFSIGKSLGDIKVVGNTDKTGTTITFQPDSSIFTSVEYNFEILEARLRELAFLNKGIRLSLTDKRTLMDVTDENGKVEQQYRKAVFYSEKGLVEFIQYLDATREKLIESIINVESEKGGVPVEIAMQYNTSFSENVHSYVNNINTIEGGTHLAGFRRGLTRTLKNYAEKSGMLAKLKFDISGDDFREGLTAIVSIKVAEPQFEGQTKTKLGNSDVTGAVDQAVSEALGNYLEENPRDAKTIVDKVILAATARHAARKAREMVQRKNVMSGAGLPGKLADCADKDPSKCEIYLVEGDSAGGTAKQGRNRAFQAILPLRGKILNVEKAMEHKIYDSEEIRNIFTALGVTIGTEEDSKALNLSGLRYYKIIIMTDADVDGSHISTLIMTFFFRHMNDLIKNGHLFIATPPLYLVKKGKQEVYCWTEEQRLAAIEELGKGKDTGLHIQRYKGLGEMNAEQLWDTTMNPENRTLRKVTIESAAEADRIFSMLMGDEVPPRREFIERHAKYARIDA
- a CDS encoding tetratricopeptide repeat protein — its product is MSKKIFVLCIIAIMALYNGPLSAQKTIKQYDPDALYKEALELYEKEKYTAARKCFADVMAKSTDRRSFVYSNSQYYTALCAIELNQNDAESLLERFIKDNPDNPKTPVANFRMARYHYNNKRYKKAVERFEMVSPRELDKEQADEYYFILGHCYFMEHDNIKARASFYQIKDGDSKYATPALYYYSHINYIDKNYETALQGFLRLRDDETFSSVVPYYISQIYFLQRKYELVIEYAPGLLDEVNEKRKDEVMRIVGESYYRLQRYEESIPYLEHYIKSKTPTVEDNYQLGYAYYHSGDCTNAIKYFEKASSSNSTLGQNALCHLGDCYIKEGDKQKARLAFSSASKMDFDPDAQENAHFNFAVLSYELLISPFNEAIRSFNEYIIKYPYSDKVDDAYNYLVAAYTTTRNYRLALESIEKIKVKDDKVKRAYQRVAFFRGLELFNDLKFDEAIELFDKSLLNANFDKEIAARCYYWKAESYYRIQQYPMAYDLYRKFIAMPGASQAEEYKQANYGLGYALFSQKQYADALSWFLKYVNVMEDAPVKSVADAYNRIGDCRFMQPAYWVAIENYDKALSYNLSTPDYSCFQKGFTYGLVDRHEKKIETLTELLEKYPGSSYVADALFEMGKSYITLGKSQSAINSFKKLNVDHPNSSYVSKSLLQLGLIYYNMDKTPEALTYYKKVISDYPASNEARSALTGIRTIYVDMNDIDAYVNYTNSLGTFANVSVSEQDSLSYKAAENIYMSGDCEKAGISLNNYLSRFPDGSFKVNATFYLADCRLREGKLDEAMEGFEFVIASPRSMFTEQALMSASAIYFNQGKYEEALKSYKKMEAEAEIASNVLDAKIGVMRSEFRLENYKEAIPAAQNVLKDKDLAQEMIREARFILARSYQEEKNLEPALEEYRKVAVEVSSMEGAESKFHIIEILVEQKKLKEAEDEVFDFVAKNTPHQYYMAKSFILLSDIYAAQDDEFQAIHTLQSVIENYESKDDGIIELATEKRMTLEAKANAVKEQEQDDIEVEIK
- a CDS encoding fumarylacetoacetate hydrolase family protein gives rise to the protein MKILAVGMNYPLHIEEMNNILSPEPVIFTKPDTALLLNNKPFFYPDFSSEIHYETEIVVKINRLGKNISTGFAHRYYSEITVGIDFTARDIQKKSKEKGLPWDTAKAFDCSAPIGKFIAKTTFTDIQNIYFRLDLNGQTVQEGNTRDMIFTVDQIISHISNFFTLKIGDLIFTGTPNGVGPVKIGDRLQAYLENELVLDFFVR
- the pyrI gene encoding aspartate carbamoyltransferase regulatory subunit — translated: MSELKKGELVVSAIKNGTAIDRIPPQSLFKVISILGLEKIQSQITFGNNLDSKKLGKKAIIKITDKYFDDKEINKIALVAPEAKLNTIRDYKVVEKREVAVPDEVSGIVRCVNPKCITNNEQIVTKFYVLTKRPVTLKCHYCEKMIEQEQMTIL